From a single Osmerus eperlanus chromosome 8, fOsmEpe2.1, whole genome shotgun sequence genomic region:
- the pals1b gene encoding MAGUK p55 subfamily member 5b isoform X1, with protein MIMSHMNGYVTEEPEPVLGEGLERPHRERAVDCPGELGSSTLPSRCGAQMERIQHYQEELRKRREEEMKVKHEIDPNASLRLKKLSQNPKVGIDNPTFEGPEKPQAQSTKNPPGDPAAELEELVGALHRVQSCLSDAQSQEDVDLVLQLLRQDDFQNAFSIHAAVAQQMSHGCPRSPLTAQARNLCQEVQSILQSSHEEEGQELRALLTTPHLQVSSPASQHWEVGKQALMQAHDDVAEQEIEPKSGEGVTQYLGETVKLVRLEKAQDMPLGATVRNDMDSVIVSRVVKGGAAERSGLLSEGDEILEINGVPVRGKNVNDVHDLLTTMHGTLSFLLIPSSQSKPPSHRQTVMHVRSFFDYDPSDDPYLPCRELGLSFQKGDILHVISQDDPSWWQAYRDGDEDNQPLAGLIPGRSFQQHRETLKRTTVDRNPEHQGKLWCAKKNKKQRKKGMYTPNLNVDNSGDDILTYEEMALYHQPANRKRPIALIGPPTSGQDELRRRLLSIEPDRFAGAVPHTTRSLRIHEKNGREYHFVSRSAFETDQAAGKFIESGEFNRNLYGTSTDSVRQVINSGRICLLCLHTRSLRVLRSTNLKPYIIFIAPPSQERLRTLLAKEGKTPKPDELKEVIEKAREMEQNFGHLFDGTIVNVDPDTAFFDLRRLIEKLDTEPQWVPSSWLC; from the exons ATGATCATGTCCCATATGAACGGCTATGTGACAGAGGAGCCTGAGCCGGTGCTTGGGGAAGGCCTGGAGAGGCCCCACAGGGAGCGTGCGGTGGACTGCCCTGGGGAACTGGGGAGCAGCACCTTGCCATCCCGCTGCGGAGCCCAGATGGAGCGGATCCAGCactaccaggaggaactgaggaagaggagggaggaggagatgaaggtgAAGCATGAGATTGACCCCAATGCATCGCTGAGGCTGAAGAAGCTGTCTCAGAACCCCAAGGTGGGAATTGACAACCCCACCTTCGAAGGGCCAGAAAAGCCTCAGGCACAGAGCACAAAGAATCCCCCTGGGGATCCAGCTGCCG agctggaggagctggtgggggCGTTGCACCGTGTGCAGAGCTGCCTGAGTGATGCCCAGAGCCAGGAGGACGTGGACCTGGTGCTGCAGTTGCTCCGGCAGGATGACTTCCAGAACGCCTTCAGCATCCATGCAGCCGTGGCCCAGCAGATGAGCCACGGCTGCCCGCGCTCGCCACTCACTGCACAGGCACGCAACCTCTGCCAGGAG GTGCAGAGCATCCTGCAGTCTAGTCATGAGGAGGAGGGCCAGGAGCTCAGGGCCCTGCtcaccacccctcacctccag gtAAGCAGCCCTGCAAGCCAGCACTGGGAGGTGGGTAAACAG GCTCTGATGCAGGCCCATGATGACGTAGCAGAACAGGAAATAGAGCCAAAGTCTGGGGAGGGTGTGACCCAGTACCTGGGAGAAACTGTCAAACTGGTGCGTCTAGAGAAGGCCCAAGACATGCCCCTG GGAGCCACGGTACGTAACGACATGGACAGTGTGATAGTGAGCCGTGTGGTCAAGGGAGGGGCTGCCGAGCGTAGCGGGCTCCTCAGCGAAGGAGACGAGATCCTGGAGATCAACGGCGTTCCCGTCCGCGGGAAAAACGTCAACGACGTCCACGATTTACTG acCACCATGCATGGCACTCTAAGCTTCCTGCtcatccccagctcccagagcaAACCTCcttcacacaggcagacagtg ATGCACGTGAGGTCCTTCTTTGACTACGACCCCTCCGATGACCCATACCTGCCATGTCGGGAGCTGGGTCTGTCCTTCCAGAAAGGTGACATCCTCCACGTCATCAGCCAGGACGACCCTAGCTGGTGGCAGGCCTACAGGGACGGGGATGAGGACAACCAGCCCCTGGCTGGACTCATCCCAG GCAGGAGCTTCCAACAGCACAGAGAGACCCTGAAGAGAACCACAGTGGACAGAAATCCAGAACACCAAG GAAAGCTTTGGTGCgcaaagaaaaacaagaaacagagaaagaaaggcatGTACACCCCCAACCTGAACGTGG ACAACTCCGGCGATGACATCCTGACCTATGAGGAGATGGCGCTCTACCATCAGCCGGCCAATCGCAAGCGGCCCATCGCCCTGATTGGTCCACCCACCAGCGGCCAGGATGAGCTCCGTCGGAGGCTTCTGTCAATCGAACCAGACCGGTTCGCTGGGGCTGTACCAC ACACAACCAGAAGTCTGCGAATACATGAGAAAAATGGCAGAGAGTACCACTTTGTCAGCCGGTCTGCGTTTGAGACGGACCAGGCGGCGGGGAAGTTCATTGAGTCTGGAGAGTTTAACAGGAACCTGTATGGGACCAGCACCGATTCAGTCCGTCAGGTCATCAACTCTGGACGGATATGTTTGCTCTGTCTACACACCAGG TCATTGCGGGTACTGCGCTCCACCAACCTCAAACCCTACATTATCTTCATAGCGCCTCCTTCTCAGGAGCGTTTGCGCACCCTGCTGGCCAAAGAAGGCAAAACCCCAAAG CCGGATGAGCTGAAGGAGGTTATTGAGAAGGCCCGTGAGATGGAGCAGAACTTTGGACACCTGTTTGACGGCACCATCGTCAACGTGGATCCAGACACGGCGTTCTTCGACCTTCGCCGGCTGATTGAGAAGTTGGACACTGAACCCCAATGGGTGCCCTCCTCCTGGCTGTgctag
- the pals1b gene encoding MAGUK p55 subfamily member 5b isoform X2, with protein sequence MIMSHMNGYVTEEPEPVLGEGLERPHRERAVDCPGELGSSTLPSRCGAQMERIQHYQEELRKRREEEMKVKHEIDPNASLRLKKLSQNPKVGIDNPTFEGPEKPQAQSTKNPPGDPAAELEELVGALHRVQSCLSDAQSQEDVDLVLQLLRQDDFQNAFSIHAAVAQQMSHGCPRSPLTAQARNLCQEVQSILQSSHEEEGQELRALLTTPHLQALMQAHDDVAEQEIEPKSGEGVTQYLGETVKLVRLEKAQDMPLGATVRNDMDSVIVSRVVKGGAAERSGLLSEGDEILEINGVPVRGKNVNDVHDLLTTMHGTLSFLLIPSSQSKPPSHRQTVMHVRSFFDYDPSDDPYLPCRELGLSFQKGDILHVISQDDPSWWQAYRDGDEDNQPLAGLIPGRSFQQHRETLKRTTVDRNPEHQGKLWCAKKNKKQRKKGMYTPNLNVDNSGDDILTYEEMALYHQPANRKRPIALIGPPTSGQDELRRRLLSIEPDRFAGAVPHTTRSLRIHEKNGREYHFVSRSAFETDQAAGKFIESGEFNRNLYGTSTDSVRQVINSGRICLLCLHTRSLRVLRSTNLKPYIIFIAPPSQERLRTLLAKEGKTPKPDELKEVIEKAREMEQNFGHLFDGTIVNVDPDTAFFDLRRLIEKLDTEPQWVPSSWLC encoded by the exons ATGATCATGTCCCATATGAACGGCTATGTGACAGAGGAGCCTGAGCCGGTGCTTGGGGAAGGCCTGGAGAGGCCCCACAGGGAGCGTGCGGTGGACTGCCCTGGGGAACTGGGGAGCAGCACCTTGCCATCCCGCTGCGGAGCCCAGATGGAGCGGATCCAGCactaccaggaggaactgaggaagaggagggaggaggagatgaaggtgAAGCATGAGATTGACCCCAATGCATCGCTGAGGCTGAAGAAGCTGTCTCAGAACCCCAAGGTGGGAATTGACAACCCCACCTTCGAAGGGCCAGAAAAGCCTCAGGCACAGAGCACAAAGAATCCCCCTGGGGATCCAGCTGCCG agctggaggagctggtgggggCGTTGCACCGTGTGCAGAGCTGCCTGAGTGATGCCCAGAGCCAGGAGGACGTGGACCTGGTGCTGCAGTTGCTCCGGCAGGATGACTTCCAGAACGCCTTCAGCATCCATGCAGCCGTGGCCCAGCAGATGAGCCACGGCTGCCCGCGCTCGCCACTCACTGCACAGGCACGCAACCTCTGCCAGGAG GTGCAGAGCATCCTGCAGTCTAGTCATGAGGAGGAGGGCCAGGAGCTCAGGGCCCTGCtcaccacccctcacctccag GCTCTGATGCAGGCCCATGATGACGTAGCAGAACAGGAAATAGAGCCAAAGTCTGGGGAGGGTGTGACCCAGTACCTGGGAGAAACTGTCAAACTGGTGCGTCTAGAGAAGGCCCAAGACATGCCCCTG GGAGCCACGGTACGTAACGACATGGACAGTGTGATAGTGAGCCGTGTGGTCAAGGGAGGGGCTGCCGAGCGTAGCGGGCTCCTCAGCGAAGGAGACGAGATCCTGGAGATCAACGGCGTTCCCGTCCGCGGGAAAAACGTCAACGACGTCCACGATTTACTG acCACCATGCATGGCACTCTAAGCTTCCTGCtcatccccagctcccagagcaAACCTCcttcacacaggcagacagtg ATGCACGTGAGGTCCTTCTTTGACTACGACCCCTCCGATGACCCATACCTGCCATGTCGGGAGCTGGGTCTGTCCTTCCAGAAAGGTGACATCCTCCACGTCATCAGCCAGGACGACCCTAGCTGGTGGCAGGCCTACAGGGACGGGGATGAGGACAACCAGCCCCTGGCTGGACTCATCCCAG GCAGGAGCTTCCAACAGCACAGAGAGACCCTGAAGAGAACCACAGTGGACAGAAATCCAGAACACCAAG GAAAGCTTTGGTGCgcaaagaaaaacaagaaacagagaaagaaaggcatGTACACCCCCAACCTGAACGTGG ACAACTCCGGCGATGACATCCTGACCTATGAGGAGATGGCGCTCTACCATCAGCCGGCCAATCGCAAGCGGCCCATCGCCCTGATTGGTCCACCCACCAGCGGCCAGGATGAGCTCCGTCGGAGGCTTCTGTCAATCGAACCAGACCGGTTCGCTGGGGCTGTACCAC ACACAACCAGAAGTCTGCGAATACATGAGAAAAATGGCAGAGAGTACCACTTTGTCAGCCGGTCTGCGTTTGAGACGGACCAGGCGGCGGGGAAGTTCATTGAGTCTGGAGAGTTTAACAGGAACCTGTATGGGACCAGCACCGATTCAGTCCGTCAGGTCATCAACTCTGGACGGATATGTTTGCTCTGTCTACACACCAGG TCATTGCGGGTACTGCGCTCCACCAACCTCAAACCCTACATTATCTTCATAGCGCCTCCTTCTCAGGAGCGTTTGCGCACCCTGCTGGCCAAAGAAGGCAAAACCCCAAAG CCGGATGAGCTGAAGGAGGTTATTGAGAAGGCCCGTGAGATGGAGCAGAACTTTGGACACCTGTTTGACGGCACCATCGTCAACGTGGATCCAGACACGGCGTTCTTCGACCTTCGCCGGCTGATTGAGAAGTTGGACACTGAACCCCAATGGGTGCCCTCCTCCTGGCTGTgctag